cactcaaattcttgaatcgattttgctagACAATCCTCATTaggctttctgttaacatgcttggatacagcactctgtgaacagccagcttctttggcaatgaatgtttgtggcttacccttctTATGAAAGgggtcagtgattgtcttctggacagctgtcagatcagcagtcttccccatgatcttgtaacctagtgaaccaaactgagagacaattttgaaggctcaggaaacctttgcaggtgttttgagttaattagctgattggcatgtcaccatattctaatttggtgagatgatgaattggtgggtttttgttaaatgtgagccaaaatcatcacaattaaaagaaccaaagacttcagtctgtgtgcattgaattgatttaatacacgagtttcacaatttgaattgaattactgaaataaatgaacgttTCCACAACATTCTAGTTTAATTATATGCACCTGTATAAGGCAACTGTAATTACATTCACTATACCAAATCTGGAAAACCAACAACTCAGACTTTCCAGATCTCCCAGGAAATATGAGACACTCCACAAGAAAGCTTCCTCGCCTTTACTGCAAGGAAAAGGTGGTTAGTGAAGTTGATGATAGAACAAGGATCTTTGTCATAAATCCTTTTTTATTGTCACTTAAAAATTACTTAACATAGTATTGTATAAAACGGACTCACTGCAATAAAGTAATGACATATATATGATATTGGGGGACAATGTTACATTTTATACAGAATTATTTTGCACCCAGTCAAAGGTTTACTCAAGACACAAAGCAAGGCTTTGGTCAAAAGTGTAGTGGCATTTTCTTAACATTCATTTgcaaatatttatacataatatattaagGTTCTACAACATATACTGACGTGAAATATTGACACTGGCATCTCACATAtacagtaataaaatatatactgttgTCAGGGACCAGCCTGTTAAAAAACTGTGAAGGATTACCGTATTACCGGGCGCAGACATACACATACATTAGTCACAGAATCAaattctgtctcttttttttcttttttctttttatggacTTCAGCATATTCGTATATTTCTACATTACTAATGATTAGAGATGCAGAACATGCTGAGGTATGTCTTAAAATCAAAGGTGGCTTAAGTAAGACAATTTCAAAATAAGGCTTCTCTCTACCAATTAAATTCAATTTGTTGTCACTTTGGTATTGCagacaaaaaaagaagataatgtGAAGGCAGGGCCCCCTCAAGTGCAGGGCCCAGTGCGGCTGCAACAGTTGCAGCCCCTTAAGGATGGCCCTGTGTGAAGGAGActcttgtaaaacaaaaacaaaacaagaaaacagGAAGATAATGTGCAGTTACTATTTCAAAGTCCTTGTTATTCcagaaataactaaataaatcttTGGATATGGATTTTTCATGGTAAGTGCAGTAAAAACCCCATTCACATATTATATAACTCTGCAGCTTTCAGTGACAAATGTTCTCATTGATGCTAGCATGTATCTTTATAGGTTGATGATGTCCACATCCAACACGGTGAGACCATTCATCTAGGAGAGTAAAGTAACACAATTCAAGTGATCAAGATCTACAAAAAAACAGAATCTGTTGTCCAGTAAACAATCTACTTATACTACTAGCAAACAACTTCTGCCATATATAAGCCTCAAAAAATGAGGCAGTCTTAAAAGCATCTAAGAGAAATGAATACATCCTCTCAAAAATGACAGGGTTTGTGGGAGatatacaaaaatgcattgcttTGAACAAAAGAAAATGTTTGGCACCATGAGAAGTCCCTTGTCAAAACCATACCAGAAAAGAAAACCATAAGAAAAGGAAGTCAATCTTCTACATGTTCAGCAGAATGTTAAGACCAAGGTCGGTTTTAGACCTTTGAGATATTGTTCAAGCCACAGAAGCTACTTTGTCACAATCAAGAGTGGGCTGTCGAGAAGTGTTGATGCCCTCTTCTGCAGGGAAATTTCCCTCCTCTGATGTCCTGTTCCAGCAAGGCAGAGTGGAACAGAACAAGAACAGAAAAATTCCAGACACTAAAACACAAGTGCCACTGAAGTAAAATGCCAAGTCATATGACTGAGTCCAGTCGAAAAACCAACCTATAAGAAAAGAAAACCAGAGAAAACGTCagtaaaagtttattttgtattttctttagtatttgtttacttttctgATCATGCAAGCATTTGTCTTAATTTTTAACCATGCCTGTGCTCATTATTTGTTTCTTACCTACAACAGGTGGTCCGAGGGTGATTCCAAACCCTCCGAAGCACATGAGAATGCCGTGAGCCTGACTGAGTCGTTCAATGCCCACTATCTTGGTAGTGATGTAGGATGTGAGAGACCAGTTCCCTGAGAAAAATCCAATTGCGGCTGATAAAACTTGCAGACCTATGTAGCTTTTCGACACAGGAATGAGCAGCAGAGCTATGCCTGTGCCTGTCAGCGTCAGGGCATACAGGTACAAGCTGTTCACCCATCGCATGTCTGCCAGGATGCCCAGGACCAGCTTACCGATGCCGGTTGTCATGGCAACGATGGAGACTAGTGGTATTAGTGCAATCCCATCGATAAGCCCCTCACTCTGGGCTACATCCTCCATGAAGAGTACTGGGGGGAATGCCCCCAAGCTGAACAAGAATATGGCGATACAGAAAGCCATGAAGACACGGTCCTGTAGGAGCTCTATAGTCTTGCACAGGTACTGTCTATAGGGGCGCATTTGCTTTTTGATAGCCCGTGCTACTACTGAACAAGTCAATATCCCACCTTTTCTTTCCCCTTCACTCTCTTGCAGTTGGGTGGGTTCCTTGATGATCAAAAGCTTGGTGACTGTCTTATCAGCTGAGCCGGATGTGGTTTTGAGATCAGAGTCAATGATAATGGCAGTAGGTTTGATGTAAAGTGGTTCTGGTTCTTCTGTACGTTGTAGAGCAGCTCTCTGCTTTAGGTAGTATCCAGGTAAGTTCATAGGTCGCATTGGCCCAGCACATGCCATCAGGTTGAGCGCCAGTGCTCCAACGATAAGCAGGCAGCCCTCCAATCCAAACAACTCAATGAGCTCATTCTGGAGTGTGGCGTAAATGAACCCGCCCACACTTGTACCTGAGTAGGATTAATATAATTAACATCTAAAGAATCAGGTAACCAAATAAAAATCTTTGCTTTTTGCGATCTGcaccattttttatgttttctaatgAAAGTTGATTTcttgtgtatttttgtattttaggtATTTGTTTCACTTGATTTTCATGAAGCCAAAAACAACTGATTACAAATTAAAGTACCAATAAAATAtcataatacatattttacataatacatattttatttcattccaGACCTGTGGTGACAATGCCCAGTGCTAGGCCACGCCTCTTGTCAAAGTACTGGCAGGTTATGGTAAGGGTGGCTGCATAGACAAGTCCACAGCCAATGCCTTAAAAACAGAAACATAAACGTATTCTTGAATTCTACATGAATGTAGCATTTCACAActatatgtatacatttaaaatgtgttatcATTTTTGTGGTTAGcatacttctgtgtgtgtgttcagagggtttttttttgttgttgttgttgttgttgttgttgttgttgttgttgttgttgtgtatgACCAGAAGTCAGCACTGTTAACATTGATGGTACCATGGTTTCAAATTCTAAACTCTCAATGAAtgttatataatcataataaatagCAACCCTGACACAAACACACCATCACATTATGCAAACTGTTCAGCATTTTCTTACAATCTTTCACACAAGCACAAACCATCACTCTCTAATAGTATTATGACCTGAGAAGATAAATACAGGGCATATTCATTAAGCTTTGAAGGTCAAAGAACAGACACAAATGTATCTGTTTCTACTGGCAAACTGCTATTCAATCAATGCTAATGATGCTTTTATTATCTTACCGACGACAATGCCATAGGAGAAGATGAGGAAAGAGATGTTCGGAGCAAAAGCACTCAGCATTAGACCTCCGGCCACCATCAGACCACTGAAGACAGTTACCGGCCGTGCACCAAAATTATCCACACAAGCATTGCACACTGGGCCTACAAAGAAAGAGACAGGAACCATATATtactgaatgcaaaaaaaaaaaaaaaccccgaaaAATCTGGGAAATGTTCTACAAGAAAAATTATGCACACCGTACATTTGACCGCAAACCACAAACTTTGTATCTTGTATCTATCAAAGTTGTATCTTTGCCTTATGCAGTTAggtaaatgttttgttataatttttacCCTTATATTATGATTTATTACACCATAAATTATTGGTACCATGTTATAAGACCCCTCACAGGACCAACAGCCCTTCTGTCCTATTAATGGGTAAAGGGACCCTCACTCCAACTCTGTCTCAACAGATACTAAATAAGACCCTGTCATACTTTAGTGGTAAAGAGAATGCGTTAGTCTATCATTAGAAATAACAAATTACTCAGCACTGAGTTGCTCCTAATATGGCCAAAAATGGCTGGACTCTGGAGAGCATTTAGTgggaacagtgtgtgtgtgtttgtgccacCCAGACTAAATGATTTCTTAGTCTTTATTTTAACGGCTCATTAGGTTTTGTACTGTCTGGTATGGGACACTTTATATAATCTAACATCATTGCCAAATGCCCTCAAATACACTTACGATTGCACAACACTACACTGATATCAATCTTTCCAAACTAGGGCTCTATAAACTGACCAACAATATAAGTATGGATGGACCTACAGCTGAACCAGAACCATCCAACCCAAAATAATCAGAACTCTTATCAAGCAtaatgagacaataaataataaaggAGCTAATATAATAAGGAGAAAGGGGAACTATCTATTTTGTTGCCCTTTCACAGGGTGCGTCTGATCATAAATCAATTGGAGCATGATAGACATCTCCTACTAGTACTGAATAAGATATGTGTGTTTGCTTCGCAGCTCAGAAACAACTCAGTAAATCACTCTTCTTCTGAATCAGCATGACCAGGATACACAAACACATGCTACTCATGCTCACACATAGACACCCATGTTCCAGACAGTCCCATCCAGTCATGACTTTCCCTGCTGTGACGAAGGACCACACAGCTAAAAGTGTCTGTAAACAAAACCTGACACCTCCAAAACCaaaacacgcacacagacacattcacacaagcacaTTCGGCTTGTGTGAACTTTTACTGTAGCTTATGAAAGGTGAGAGAGTGCTGTCTTTCTTGTTTTCGGAACACAATGTTATGCCTGTCACATTAATCTCAGTAATCATAAACCATTTACTAATGGTTATATGTTGCTTGCAAAACAAAGGGAAAAAATTCCATAAAAGCTCTTTTTATAAAACATCTGTTGAGAAGCAGATTTTGGTATTTACCATAAATGGCTAACTTGGCcatactaaaaacaaacaaacctagaCTGCATGGCTATGGTTCAATCTTTCTGACCTCTTTCTCTATCTTCTAAGTAAAGCTTAGAAGATGTTGTTCTGGGCTTGTAAATTTGACCCCTGCAATGCAGACAGCAATGACTGACTAAATACAACTATACTGTAAACAAGAAGATAATTTCTTTATCTGTCAGCGTGTTTTTTCATGGAAGAGTGCTTTAGAGCACTGAGTCAGCAGCATTCTATGGGAAATAAAGAGCAGTACTGTATGTTTTAGTGTGTGATTTTTATGCCCCGATTAGACGCTGAGGTCAAAGAAACAGGTTTGATAGGAAAGAGCAGTGTAATTTTGCTCATgaattttcttagtttttttgtctttttccatTAAAGCAACTAACATTTGAATTTTATCATTTACCATGaacaaaggttaataaatgctgtacaaatatcatagttagttcatgttaactgatGCAATAACTATAACAAAGAGAacttatttttaagtaaatttattTGATCTTGTTTAAATCgaacaaaatataatgtaaaacctACAAAAAATTTTAGCACTCTTTTTGTTGTCTTTTAAAATGTTGAACACCCATTTGTCAGCACGTGTGATAGTTTGCACTGTATAACAGCATCAGAACTCTTGCTGTTTGCACTAACTGCTTTTTATTAGGAAACTTGTACactcttcatttctctctctctctctctcttacacacacacacacacacacacacacacaaacacacacacaagatgatCAGTACTCACTGGTGATGAACGCCACACCAGACACCATGGATCCGACCCAAGCCGTCATGCCTTTTCCCTCCTGAAAGGCACTGAGCCACTCAGGGTACAACACACCGACAGACTGGGGAGATCCAAAGGATAGGAACTGGGCCATGAAAGAGGCCAACACAATCATCCATCCCCATCCACCATCTAAAGCACCCTCAGCCTTTACAGCACCCATTCTCAGCACTGATCTTAACCTGACTTTACTTGGCACACAGACCTGATGAAAGAAAGGGAGATAGTATGACAGGGTGTAGTTCACGTGTCACACAGTGACAGCAGTGTTCTACAGTGTGATATGCTATCATTTATTCAAAACGATCATTCTTACAGGAACtatatgttatgtatatataatctgcaatattatatttaaacttCATACAAAAAATAAGTCACTTTTTTGgttaattgtatataaataaaggtcaaTATATAATAGAAATTGAACTGCAAAAAGTTAACAGGTGATTTAAAATGGTGAAAGCTTGAAATGTAAACCAGCAACTACAACTTAAATATTCACTTTTGCTTATTCAAACTAATTTACATAACCAAGAAAGGTTATGTGCATGTTATTGTCAACTACCAGAATAAGATGGGAAAATTAGAAGCTGTGAGACTTACGGCAGGTGGATGTTGCTCTTGCTTGGAGAGCGCGGTGCGCTGAACCGCTCGTGCCTGGAAGACCAGGCCAGTCTCATGCGCTTCTCAGCTGAATACCTTCTCGAGCGCAGCATCACGCGCCGCCTAGTTTTGAAAGCTTCTGGAAAGAGACCACACCTCGAAGGTGGAGAGACCACTGACCGGACTCCTTTCCTATAGCCCCGTTTTCTTTAAATTAGTCCAATTCACTTATGACATCCCGCAGTCGTGAAAAGAACCGGTGGCAATGGCAGCGCGCGGATGCATCTACATCCAGCGAGCGCAGAGCGGTCAACGGAAGCGCGCTGAAGTTTCTCCTCAACTGCAGTTTACCCCCTAATAATTAACAAATTTTGTAATACATTCACGTCTATGCTTTAGGATGCATATGCTAAATTCATGGAAtattttgttctttaaaaaattGTGCTTTACCAGCAGAGGAGCAGAAAGACGTGATTACAGGAGAGGTGCGTTCAACATTAAAACGCCATTTCTCTGCTGCACTTCATAAGGCACTTATGCTAGGCTGGACATTGCAACCAGTGCACAGGCATGTACTTTTCTCACCAAGTGCTCTTGTTATCCCGTGAAATAAAGAACCGGTTTGAAGTGAGTCACGGGGAGTTCAACCGGCCAAGCAAAGAACGACTCTCTGTTGCTTTTGGATTATTTAAGGATTTTATATTGCCTCCAAGAAAACTTACTGTTGCTTTACAATGCtggagaattttttttatctaataaaaaaaaagttaattatttggTGATATCTTAATTTATAGTTCATGGGCTGTCCAATCTTAAATACTGAGACTCATATATCActatttttatatgcatattctGCAAGTAAGTTTTCATACGACAAAATAGAGGAAACATTGTAGATACATTTCTGAGTAAATCTTTGGACAGTCAGGTCATGCATCTtttaagtaatacattttttatttaattttttttaaataaagggaATCTGACTTTGGCATCACAATAGGCTTCAACCTCTGTGTTACTATAATTCACATTTTTGgaggcataaaaataaatatctgtttgATGTCAGAGCTGAAGATACTGAAGAACATGTTTAGACTTGGCATCACACCAAACTTCATATAGGACTAGACTTCAGCTTCTTCCCACCCTTCTACATCTCTCCTCTCTGTCTGTGTGGTCGGCTGAACTTTTGTGCTGGGTGAGTGCATGAGGGTCAGACAGCTTGGGCTTTAAGCCCACCGAGATCCTGTTCCTGGCTTTTGCTTGTACTCGTTCCAATACACACATAAAACAAGAGATTTGGTTTTCCCCCAACCTGACTGTATTCCCCTCTGACATGAAAAGAGAGTGaacaaaaagaaagacagaaagaacagAACAGTTAATTGCATTTGCCTCATATCACCTTTTTGGACAACATCTCTTCTTATGCAGCCCGCAGGGATCTGGGAAACCAAAGGGATATTTCTGGAAGGAACATACCCTCGGCTCTAGATTACATGTGGATTAAAAAGTCTGCTTAATAAGAAAACAGAGCTTGTCATGATGTACAGAGCAAATTCAAGTCAGGAGTTTAACACCAACtcagtctttacatttttgcacatttaataataattcatcatTGAAATggaataaatgttaaatgaattaataatgtaagactgttttatgtttttaacttCTCAATATAACCCACTGTTTGATTTGTTAACGCTAATACACACTCTTGGCGATCTCTCAAAACTACACAAGGAGCCACATCAGGTGCTTTTCAAAGTTGGTTATTTTCCTTCACTCTctggttcatttaaaaaaaatatatttcaattaaaatgttGGTTTTGTAAATAAATTCATACACAATCTTTATTAATCTccaaatgtacagtcgtggccaaaagttttgagaattacataaatattagttttaaaaatttgctgctaaactgcttttagatctttgtttccgttgtttctgtgatgtactgaaatataattacaagcacttcattcgtttcaaaggcttttatcgacaattacatgacatttatgcaaagagtccctatttgcagtgttggcccttctttttcaggacctctgcaattcgactgggcatgctctcaatcaacttctgggccaaatgctgactgatagcaacccattctttcataatcacttcttggagtttgtcagaattagttggtttttgtttgtccacccgcctcttgaggattgaccacaagttctcaatgggattaagatctggggagtttccaggccatggacccaaaatttcaacattctggtccccgagccacttagttatcacttttgccttatggcacggtgctccatcgtgctggaaaatgcactgttcttcaccaaactgttgttggattgttggaagaagttgctgttggagggtgttttggtgccattctttattcatggctgtgtttttgggcagaattgtgagtgagcccactcccttggatgagaagcaaccccacacatgaatggtgtcaggatgctttactgttggcatgacacaggactgatggtagcactcaccttttcttctccggacaagcctttttccagatgccccaaacaatcggaaaggggcttcatcggagaatatgactttgccccagtcctcagcagtccattcactatactttctgcagaagaacaatctgtccctgatgttttttttggagagaagtggcttctttgctgcccttcttgacaccaggccatcttccaaaagtcttcgcctcactgtgcgtgcagatgcgctcacacctgcctgctgccattcctgagcaagctctgcactggtggcactccgatcccgcagctgaatcctctttaggagatgatcctgacacttgctggactttcttggacgccctgaagccttctttacaagaattgaacctctttccttgaagttcttgatgatcctataaattgttgatttaggtgcaatcttagtagccacaatatccttgcctgtgaagccatttttatgcaacgcaatgatggctgcacgcgtttctttgcaggtcaccatggttaacaatggaagaacaatgatttcaagcatcaccctccttttaacatgtcaagtctgccattctaacccaatcagcctgatataatgatctccagccttgtgctcgtcaacattctcacctgagttaacaagacgattactgaaatgatctcagcaggtcctttaatgacagcaatgaaatgcagtggaaagttttttttgggattaagttaattttcatggcaaagaaggactatgcaattcatctgatcactcttcataacattctggagtatatgcaaattgctattataaaaacttaagcagcaacttttccaatttccaatatttatgtaattctcaaaacttttggccacgactgtattattaagaataaataattattagtaCTATGGattattatttcttaattatACTATAagacaaattaaaacaaatacatataaaaaaatataatacaaattatattatagTACTAATATATTACTAATACTaatttgtaattatattattattatattggttTTACTGTAGAATTAAGTAATTTCTGCTTTCTAGGTCTTTGCCCGAGAGAAAGCAGCACAGGACAGCTTATGCTGAAATACTTGTACAGTGATTACCACACAGCTACGCGACtcgatggatgtgtgtgtgtgtgtgtgtgtgtgtgtgtgtgtgtgtgagagaaagagcgcTTGCTAAGACTAAGAGAGATAAGAGAGATGTTTGGTAAACTGTGCTGGGGGATCGATGTGCAGTACTAAACCGGACACCAGTGGGCTGATGTCATGAAGGGTCACATAATGTACCACTGTCTGTACTTGGAACAACGGCTTCAACCAAGATGTGATTAAAACTAGAGAATGTGATTTACAGGTTACCGTTCACATACCTCTGTAGTTCTGTGAACCGATAAAAGAGGTTAAACGTTACATAATCCAACTCACAGATAACTCGCATTGAATCAACATGCATGTGCTACGTGAAACAAATCAAGACATCGTGGTAATGATTGAAGCCTGCAGGACATCATATTTTTAAGACCACCTAAATTGAAATTTAATACCCACagaaatgtcttttattttttatctcatttaaaagCCCAGGGAGCACATGAACAGTCACGTAAGGTACTTTCAAAATTCGATTTGCTACAGAACTAGCCTAACGTATCTCACCTTGATTTACTTCTGGCCCTAAATTTGACACAGCGCCCCAAAAGTACCAAAATGTATGTTTTGTATCATACATGAAATCAAGCAGTGAAATGCATTAATATTACTAAGAACTGTACAGGCCCTATAATATGATACATTCCAGAATAggaaaaacattttctttgcatTAAAGTTTCTTGAATCTTGATAATACTATGCTCTCAGTTGTTAGGGTTAAAAGTTTCCCTTTGTAGAAACTGTACTTAACAGCCCGTGTCAGTTTTTAAACTTCATGGTTTTTGAGGATGAGGGCATGCTATATGAACTgctatttattttgctatactaacTGAACTAGTATATGAAACTTTGATTTTATCGTtgactttttacattgtttcctCTCAAATTTTCACCTTTTAATCATTACAAATCAATAAGCAATACATCAATGAATGTCTTTCTTTACAGAAACAGACCTGTTTACAAGACCTGGCTACAATaagatgagtaaaaaaaaaaaaaaaaagaaaaaaaaaaaaaaagatattaaatattcttaatataaaaaattttggACTCACAGAAACCCTGTAGTTCATCTCAAAAAGCTGTCAAAATAGCAGGAAACATGAACTATCACTTGTGACTTCTGAATCCTCCCCCCAGGATctgactgaaaaataaaagaaagaacctTCGAACTcacaatatcttaaaaaaaaaaaaacagacagcttTATGACCTAAAGTTCAATAACTTGCACACATTTTAGGTAAAAtgaaacacacaattttttttttttttgtacaagcaTTTAATCATATTGAGTTAATTGTTCAACAGTACCTTGTTTTGTTGCATCAACATGTCGGTTCATGTTTAGGTGCTATATGACACTGGCATTAAGCAAAATTCCCCATCTGAATAAGTGTTCAGGGCACTGAATTGACAGTGAGGGCTCCGAGAGAGGTTGAGCTGCTGATCAGAAACCAGTATTGACTTTGTTTTTGTAGTGGGTCATGTATGGATTCTAGCAGGGAGAGACTGGTCTCTGACCAGCAGTCGTGGGAAACCTCTACAGCtgtgcagacacacacaaacactagaaTCCCACtataatacacacacagagaggcaaCAAGTGCTGTTTCAGTACAtttcagtctgtctgtctttacTATCTACACGCTGCCaacaagccacacacacacacacacacacacatctgttttacaaacaaaaacaacctaaaacaaacagacagacaataaaacaaaagaaaaacgttTTACTGCCGCACCCACGGCAAATGTGCTGGGAGCTCTCTCAACTTCTGTGAAAATGCACGTATATGAGGACAGATTTATCCAATTGAGCGTTAAGTTGTTTATTAAATGGaaaatttagattacatttaaaGGTAAATCTGTTAAAACGAATTAGATTAAATGAGGGCTGggaaaagacccccccccccccccaaaaaaaaatgcaGGCATACACATAAGTTAACCCTCTTGAATGATCTTCCCGAACCAGCTTGATCgctttacagagaaaaaaaaaaaagatggtaaGAATAACAAAATTTAACGGCATGGGGCTGGTTATGGACCTGTCAGTTGGGCCAAGCATCTACACTTTCTCCCTTTTCACATTACCATTCCTTTCACTTCCCAGTTCAACTGTACTCTAATTTCATATTCACTCCAATCCCTTCCAACCTTTGCCCTGTGGAGGATCACTGGGTTGTTGTCATTGTGGTAGTAGTGTGGCCTAGCTTGGAGCAGCCTAGTTTAAGGTACCGCACTGTGCATGCATTAAGGCTGAGAGGGGAGGTTCTGTGATGTCACAGAGTGGGAGGAGCCTGACTGAATCATCGGCTGTGCAGGTGGTGGTGGTGGATGATGGTGCTGTGCTCCAGAGTGTGTGTTTGGGGATGGAGGTGGCGTCGGACGCTTGAACTTATCTGGGCTGGTGCTTCTCCTTGGGGATGGCCTCTGTATGAGGGGAGGAAATACAAGACAAGCTCATGATGTGATAAACAATAAAtggttaaacaaaaaaatactattattaatgttgaaaccagttgtgctgcttaagacAAAGGGTTTttaaagcaccaaatcagcaaataaGCAAAACAAGTACATATATGCTTAATTCGGAACTACATTCTAGTCTATAATGCTTATTATTACTCTTACATTTACTGTGTAAGAATAGCATGCTAGCATGTGGTTTTGACCTCAGAAATAATTTATGAGGACTGTAGAGGGCAcgtcaaaaagaaaacaaagtcaAAACCCGGAAATTAGGCAATTTTTAAATACAGACCATGACATGACTGGGGAACAGAGTAAGAATGGTCATCATTCAATTCAACATTTTCTGACAACTCCGGTCATGCTTTTGCTGAACAAAACAACACTAAAATGTACAGATTAAATGGTAATTGGTATCATCTCGCCTAGTTTATTTTACGTGTGTATTTACATGTGCAGATAGAGTGTGAAAGTGCATATGTGACCCCTCTGAGAATGCTGGAAGGGTCTGGCTCTGCTGTCACTCCTGGTTCATCAAAACAAGCTGACTTTTTCAAGGCACCGCAGGACATGAAAGTGAGCCAACCGCTTTTCGCTAGAATAAACAGATCACTGTTGCTATAGCCAACAGTTCCCCAACAGAAAAATATAATCAACAATGTTCAAATGG
The sequence above is drawn from the Carassius carassius chromosome 31, fCarCar2.1, whole genome shotgun sequence genome and encodes:
- the LOC132111463 gene encoding monocarboxylate transporter 9-like, translating into MGAVKAEGALDGGWGWMIVLASFMAQFLSFGSPQSVGVLYPEWLSAFQEGKGMTAWVGSMVSGVAFITSPVCNACVDNFGARPVTVFSGLMVAGGLMLSAFAPNISFLIFSYGIVVGIGCGLVYAATLTITCQYFDKRRGLALGIVTTGTSVGGFIYATLQNELIELFGLEGCLLIVGALALNLMACAGPMRPMNLPGYYLKQRAALQRTEEPEPLYIKPTAIIIDSDLKTTSGSADKTVTKLLIIKEPTQLQESEGERKGGILTCSVVARAIKKQMRPYRQYLCKTIELLQDRVFMAFCIAIFLFSLGAFPPVLFMEDVAQSEGLIDGIALIPLVSIVAMTTGIGKLVLGILADMRWVNSLYLYALTLTGTGIALLLIPVSKSYIGLQVLSAAIGFFSGNWSLTSYITTKIVGIERLSQAHGILMCFGGFGITLGPPVVGWFFDWTQSYDLAFYFSGTCVLVSGIFLFLFCSTLPCWNRTSEEGNFPAEEGINTSRQPTLDCDKVASVA